A genomic region of Anopheles coustani chromosome 3, idAnoCousDA_361_x.2, whole genome shotgun sequence contains the following coding sequences:
- the LOC131259255 gene encoding mediator of RNA polymerase II transcription subunit 31 isoform X1: MANKMVGKGKLPVESEDAQKLRFQVELEFVQCLANPNYLHFLAQRGYFKDAAFVNYLKYLLYWKEPEYAKYLKFPMCLYFLDLLQYEHFRREIVSAQCCKFIDDQAILLWQHYTRRRTRLTALGTTSLTGLAVGGQPVGGGVQGTLLSNEPSSIMPNTGNNNGNQAGSNGAGSGISNNNGSSNNGPNSGSVNVPTSAVQQQQQQQQQQNGAGIPQHNGVGGGGSGGGGGGGSMMGNPLGTMGTGGGIAGGGINQKVP, encoded by the exons atggctAATAAAATGGTCGGTAAGGGTAAAT TACCCGTTGAATCCGAAGATGCACAGAAGCTCAGATTTCAGGTCGAACTGGAGTTCGTTCAATGCTTAGCAAATCCGAATTACTTGCATT TTTTGGCACAGCGAGGCTACTTCAAAGATGCTGCCTTTGTTAACTATCTCAAGTATCTGCTGTACTGGAAGGAACCGGAGTACGCAAAGTATCTCAAGTTTCCCATGTGCCTGTACTTCTTGGATCTACTGCAGTACGAGCACTTTCGGCGCGAAATCGTTAGTGCCCAGTGCTGCAAGTTCATCGACGATCAGGCGATCCTCCTGTGGCAGCATTACACCCGGCGGCGCACGAGATTGACGGCCCTCGGTACGACCAGCTTGACGGGATTGGCTGTGGGCGGACAGCCCGTCGGAGGCGGGGTACAGGGCACACTGTTATCGAACGAACCGTCATCGATCATGCCCAACACTGGCAACAATAATGGCAACCAAGCTGGCAGTAATGGCGCTGGCAGTGgcatcagcaacaacaacggcagcagcaacaatggGCCCAACAGCGGCAGTGTCAACGTGCCAACTTCTGCggtgcagcaacagcagcagcagcaacaacagcaaaacgGAGCTGGTATACCGCAGCACAACGGTGTGGGTGGAGGTGgaagtggtggtggcggtggtggaggcaGCATGATGGGTAATCCTTTAGGGACGATGGGCACAGGTGGCGGTATCGCTGGGGGCGGTATTAACCAGAAAGTTCCTTAA
- the LOC131259255 gene encoding mediator of RNA polymerase II transcription subunit 31 isoform X2 — protein MPMMNPYGLPVESEDAQKLRFQVELEFVQCLANPNYLHFLAQRGYFKDAAFVNYLKYLLYWKEPEYAKYLKFPMCLYFLDLLQYEHFRREIVSAQCCKFIDDQAILLWQHYTRRRTRLTALGTTSLTGLAVGGQPVGGGVQGTLLSNEPSSIMPNTGNNNGNQAGSNGAGSGISNNNGSSNNGPNSGSVNVPTSAVQQQQQQQQQQNGAGIPQHNGVGGGGSGGGGGGGSMMGNPLGTMGTGGGIAGGGINQKVP, from the exons ATGCCTATGATGAACCCATACGGTT TACCCGTTGAATCCGAAGATGCACAGAAGCTCAGATTTCAGGTCGAACTGGAGTTCGTTCAATGCTTAGCAAATCCGAATTACTTGCATT TTTTGGCACAGCGAGGCTACTTCAAAGATGCTGCCTTTGTTAACTATCTCAAGTATCTGCTGTACTGGAAGGAACCGGAGTACGCAAAGTATCTCAAGTTTCCCATGTGCCTGTACTTCTTGGATCTACTGCAGTACGAGCACTTTCGGCGCGAAATCGTTAGTGCCCAGTGCTGCAAGTTCATCGACGATCAGGCGATCCTCCTGTGGCAGCATTACACCCGGCGGCGCACGAGATTGACGGCCCTCGGTACGACCAGCTTGACGGGATTGGCTGTGGGCGGACAGCCCGTCGGAGGCGGGGTACAGGGCACACTGTTATCGAACGAACCGTCATCGATCATGCCCAACACTGGCAACAATAATGGCAACCAAGCTGGCAGTAATGGCGCTGGCAGTGgcatcagcaacaacaacggcagcagcaacaatggGCCCAACAGCGGCAGTGTCAACGTGCCAACTTCTGCggtgcagcaacagcagcagcagcaacaacagcaaaacgGAGCTGGTATACCGCAGCACAACGGTGTGGGTGGAGGTGgaagtggtggtggcggtggtggaggcaGCATGATGGGTAATCCTTTAGGGACGATGGGCACAGGTGGCGGTATCGCTGGGGGCGGTATTAACCAGAAAGTTCCTTAA